In Desulfobulbus oralis, one DNA window encodes the following:
- the hpsH gene encoding (2S)-3-sulfopropanediol dehydratase activating enzyme yields MSGVDKDQDLAQTGTVFNIQKYSVHDGPGIRTIVFSKGCSLRCRWCSNPESQLVVPELAYNRGRCLEVDKCGHCIDACPSHAIRRGDDDKPVLDRKYCADCAAMPCVAACPAQALLVYGSTRSVADVLSAVQKDAIFYSRSGGGMTISGGEPLLHADFAVALLRQARAHRLKTAVETCAMVPAATLRAAAPYLNYVLFDLKHMDSAVHKEQTGHSNETILENFRILVTEFPELPVLARTPVIPGFNDNEASIRAIAEFIKPYGQVEYEMLPYHRLGTQKYEFLGRTPPMGATKLDEVLFSRLLGVAKEVLGARVRNPA; encoded by the coding sequence ATGTCAGGTGTCGATAAGGATCAGGATCTTGCACAGACTGGGACGGTCTTCAACATCCAGAAATATTCGGTGCATGACGGCCCGGGGATCAGAACCATCGTCTTTTCCAAGGGATGCTCCCTGCGTTGCCGCTGGTGCAGCAATCCGGAATCCCAACTGGTGGTTCCGGAACTGGCCTACAATCGGGGTCGCTGCCTTGAGGTGGACAAATGCGGCCACTGCATTGACGCCTGTCCCAGCCATGCCATTCGCCGCGGCGATGATGACAAGCCGGTGCTTGACCGTAAGTACTGTGCCGATTGCGCTGCCATGCCCTGCGTGGCGGCCTGCCCGGCGCAGGCGCTTCTGGTTTACGGGAGCACACGCTCTGTCGCGGATGTGCTCTCGGCGGTGCAAAAGGACGCCATCTTCTACTCGCGCTCGGGTGGCGGCATGACCATCTCCGGAGGCGAGCCGCTCCTCCACGCCGACTTTGCCGTGGCACTGCTGCGGCAGGCGCGCGCCCACCGTCTCAAGACCGCAGTGGAAACCTGCGCCATGGTGCCGGCTGCAACCCTGCGTGCCGCAGCGCCATACCTCAACTACGTGCTCTTTGACCTCAAGCACATGGACAGCGCCGTACACAAGGAACAGACCGGCCACTCCAACGAGACCATCCTGGAGAATTTCCGGATTCTGGTCACGGAATTCCCCGAACTGCCGGTGCTCGCCCGAACGCCGGTCATTCCCGGCTTCAACGACAACGAGGCAAGCATCCGGGCCATCGCCGAGTTCATCAAACCCTACGGACAGGTGGAGTATGAGATGCTGCCCTACCACCGGCTGGGTACCCAGAAGTACGAATTTCTGGGACGTACCCCGCCCATGGGCGCGACCAAACTGGACGAGGTCCTGTTCTCCCGGCTCCTGGGCGTTGCGAAGGAGGTTCTGGGAGCGCGCGTACGCAATCCCGCATGA
- a CDS encoding Imm42 family immunity protein: MSDFVCIGNKSQFAIEYVICEKTPYLMGRMCLWVNDLYIGNIEEDVMLLTVKHYFYVKMSQPEHLRRNEFKLMKPEEVYRYIYDVEYDHTRYLLNICESFDDFSTVIYILEGNVNLIWKLYEDASNKYPEYPLGLNSSSIDFDHFSNVVNQFISDINVLT; this comes from the coding sequence ATGAGTGATTTCGTATGTATTGGCAATAAAAGTCAATTTGCCATTGAATATGTGATATGCGAGAAAACTCCTTATTTAATGGGAAGAATGTGTCTTTGGGTTAATGATTTATATATTGGAAACATAGAAGAAGATGTTATGCTCTTGACAGTAAAGCATTATTTTTACGTAAAAATGTCTCAGCCAGAGCATTTAAGGAGAAATGAATTCAAATTAATGAAACCTGAAGAAGTGTATAGGTACATCTATGATGTGGAATATGATCATACGCGATATTTATTAAATATATGCGAGTCTTTTGATGATTTTTCTACAGTAATCTATATTCTTGAGGGTAATGTAAATTTAATCTGGAAATTATATGAAGATGCATCGAACAAATACCCTGAATATCCGTTGGGCCTAAATTCTTCAAGTATTGATTTTGATCATTTTAGCAACGTTGTTAATCAATTTATATCTGACATTAATGTGCTAACATGA
- a CDS encoding sigma-54 interaction domain-containing protein produces the protein MGRSNEILARYVERILDTLPDGLFISDVSGMTLYINRMYEQLTGLKQERVVGKNVRSLVQEGIFDHILNPEIVRTGKPTTRVQQLSDGKKLVLSGFPVFDQTGAICLVLTFARDVTSLTDLQERLDGQRQLIEQINDQLAHMAQEHEPDALVFASQSMSRIMALLERFAATDATVLILGETGSGKDVFARLTHSLSLRKGKVMLKVDCGGISESLTESELFGYNPGAFTGASSRGKAGYFEIADGGTIFLDEVGELSLPMQTRLLRVLQDGEIMRVGASSPRKVNVRVIAATNRNLAECVEAGAFRRDLYYRLNVATVRIPPLRERPEDIPPLAEYFLKQYMGKYHKALAFMGVTLDMMATYPWPGNVRELQNMVHSLVITHNGPLVAPQDLPANITGGHTGDGRYYSEEILTGHRPLKDIMAEMERDFLRKAIEVHGSVQKVAGLFHINRSTIFRKLQNGRRSEE, from the coding sequence ATGGGACGCTCCAACGAAATTCTCGCCCGATATGTCGAGCGCATCCTCGACACCCTGCCCGATGGGCTGTTCATTTCCGACGTTTCCGGCATGACCCTCTACATCAACCGGATGTACGAGCAACTGACCGGCCTGAAGCAGGAGCGTGTGGTGGGCAAGAACGTGCGTTCCCTGGTCCAGGAAGGTATTTTTGATCACATCCTCAACCCGGAAATCGTTCGGACCGGCAAACCCACCACCCGTGTGCAGCAACTCAGTGACGGAAAGAAACTGGTGCTGTCGGGCTTTCCGGTCTTTGATCAGACGGGCGCCATTTGCCTGGTGCTCACCTTTGCCCGGGACGTCACCAGTTTGACCGATCTCCAGGAACGGCTGGACGGGCAGCGCCAGCTCATTGAGCAGATCAATGATCAACTGGCCCACATGGCCCAGGAACACGAACCCGACGCGCTGGTTTTCGCCAGTCAGTCCATGAGCAGAATCATGGCGCTCCTGGAGCGTTTCGCCGCCACCGACGCCACTGTGCTGATTCTTGGGGAAACCGGTTCGGGCAAGGACGTGTTCGCCCGCCTGACCCACAGTCTGAGCCTGCGCAAAGGCAAGGTCATGCTCAAGGTGGACTGCGGCGGCATTTCTGAATCGCTGACCGAATCCGAGCTGTTCGGCTACAATCCCGGCGCCTTTACCGGCGCTTCCAGCAGGGGCAAGGCGGGCTATTTTGAAATCGCTGATGGCGGCACCATCTTTCTGGATGAAGTGGGAGAGCTGTCCCTGCCCATGCAGACCCGTCTTCTGCGGGTTCTGCAGGACGGGGAAATCATGCGGGTGGGCGCCTCGTCGCCCCGCAAGGTGAACGTGCGTGTCATCGCGGCCACCAATCGCAACCTGGCCGAATGCGTAGAGGCCGGCGCCTTTCGTCGCGACCTGTACTATCGGCTCAACGTGGCCACGGTGCGCATCCCTCCGCTTAGGGAACGGCCCGAGGACATCCCCCCCCTGGCCGAGTATTTCCTGAAACAGTACATGGGCAAATACCACAAGGCGCTGGCCTTCATGGGCGTCACACTCGACATGATGGCAACCTATCCCTGGCCCGGCAATGTACGGGAGCTGCAGAACATGGTGCACAGTCTGGTCATCACCCACAATGGCCCGCTTGTGGCCCCTCAGGACCTGCCGGCCAACATCACAGGCGGTCATACGGGTGATGGACGCTACTATTCCGAGGAAATCCTGACCGGTCATCGTCCCCTGAAGGACATCATGGCGGAAATGGAGCGGGATTTTCTCCGCAAGGCCATTGAAGTGCATGGGTCTGTGCAAAAGGTGGCCGGCCTTTTCCATATCAATCGCAGTACCATCTTTCGCAAGCTTCAGAACGGACGCCGCTCAGAGGAATGA
- a CDS encoding RHS repeat-associated core domain-containing protein produces the protein MSFTSGWYFDTETGLHYNWNRNYDPETGRYLSPDPIGLDGGLNLYAYEENDPVNWVDPWGLFSVFDLWPGHPEYEGSPLGCERFCKDRGEYYDVYIPAPNGKAGGLCKCKNVKINMKILAIMILLILALTSTTRKKVFYLRTMKNFGNKVNDDWMEIGGQK, from the coding sequence ATGTCTTTTACGAGCGGCTGGTACTTTGACACCGAGACCGGGCTGCACTACAACTGGAACAGAAACTACGATCCGGAGACCGGAAGATACCTCTCACCAGATCCCATCGGCCTCGATGGTGGACTCAACCTCTATGCCTATGAGGAAAATGATCCGGTGAATTGGGTGGATCCATGGGGACTTTTTTCGGTATTTGATTTATGGCCAGGACATCCCGAATATGAAGGAAGTCCTTTAGGTTGTGAAAGATTTTGCAAAGACAGAGGAGAATACTACGACGTTTATATCCCTGCACCTAATGGGAAGGCGGGTGGTCTTTGTAAATGTAAAAATGTGAAGATCAATATGAAAATCCTGGCCATCATGATCCTTCTAATTCTGGCCCTAACCAGTACAACAAGAAAAAAAGTGTTTTACCTGAGAACCATGAAGAACTTTGGCAACAAAGTCAACGATGATTGGATGGAAATAGGTGGACAAAAATAG
- a CDS encoding GmrSD restriction endonuclease domain-containing protein: MSTFDSTKISLDTLLQDICTGKIQLPDFQRGWVWDDDHIRDLLASVARSFPIGAVMLLETGGDVKLQTRPLEGLETAAAKDVAPEKLILDGQQRLTTLNQTLALPTPVQTRTSKGKKIRLYYYFDINLAVESPYDLDSAIIAVDENRQLYSNFGRVVLDLSTREQECKQLYFPCTQLMNSDEWEKCLHSVAPKHWDTYMKFRSQIPESFRKYHLPVIQLHKNTSKEAVCLVFEKVNTGGVQLTVFELITASYAAEGFNLRDDWFGSELRKVDSRKKRIAENPLLTGVEPTEFLQAITLVYTWQRKQTDIESGKNGNAVRPVSAKRADVLELPLSAWKDWADKLEQGFKLAAKFLKKESFYNRKELPYSTQIVPLAAILTYLGEKWLEPKIYGKLAQWFWCGVLGELYGGAVETRIANDYEELIQWFENDKSLPRTVLDANFQPDRFDTLRSRLSAAYKGINVLVLREGAQDWLWKAGIKELDLDEVALDIHHIFPRTWCEEQGIKKESYDSILNKTPLSYKANRKIGGNAPSVYIPRLQAEKNVQLTAEEMSEILGSHALDPNLLRADDYSAFINDRRKRLSKLVSSAMGKPIGTIPEGGEYILNGEET, encoded by the coding sequence ATGAGCACATTTGATAGCACGAAAATATCCCTCGACACACTTCTTCAGGATATTTGTACTGGTAAAATACAGCTACCGGATTTTCAGCGTGGTTGGGTTTGGGATGATGACCACATACGTGACCTTCTGGCCAGTGTCGCACGGTCTTTCCCTATTGGCGCTGTAATGTTGCTTGAAACCGGTGGTGATGTTAAATTACAGACGCGGCCATTGGAAGGATTGGAAACGGCCGCAGCCAAAGATGTCGCACCGGAAAAGCTAATCCTTGATGGTCAGCAGCGCCTGACAACCTTAAACCAAACTTTGGCACTACCTACCCCCGTGCAGACACGCACAAGCAAGGGAAAGAAGATCCGGCTGTATTATTATTTTGATATAAATTTGGCCGTCGAATCGCCCTATGATCTAGATTCGGCAATCATCGCCGTTGATGAAAACCGTCAATTGTATAGCAACTTTGGCCGCGTGGTCTTGGATTTGTCAACACGCGAACAGGAGTGTAAGCAATTGTATTTTCCTTGTACGCAATTGATGAATTCAGACGAATGGGAAAAATGCCTGCATAGTGTGGCCCCTAAACACTGGGACACTTACATGAAATTTCGCAGCCAGATCCCGGAATCGTTCCGCAAATACCATCTTCCGGTAATTCAATTACATAAAAACACTTCTAAGGAAGCCGTTTGCCTAGTGTTTGAAAAAGTAAATACCGGTGGTGTGCAGCTCACCGTATTCGAGTTGATTACGGCAAGCTATGCTGCAGAGGGATTCAATTTGCGTGACGACTGGTTTGGCTCAGAATTGCGAAAAGTCGATTCCAGAAAAAAACGAATTGCAGAAAATCCACTATTGACTGGCGTGGAACCTACCGAATTTTTGCAAGCAATTACCCTTGTATATACGTGGCAGCGCAAACAGACAGATATTGAATCCGGAAAAAACGGCAATGCAGTACGTCCTGTCAGTGCCAAGCGCGCCGACGTATTGGAACTTCCGCTTTCTGCTTGGAAAGATTGGGCAGATAAGCTGGAGCAAGGTTTCAAATTAGCCGCAAAGTTTCTGAAAAAAGAGTCCTTTTACAACCGCAAAGAGCTGCCGTACAGCACTCAGATTGTGCCATTGGCTGCCATTTTGACGTATCTGGGGGAAAAATGGCTGGAGCCGAAAATCTATGGCAAGTTGGCTCAGTGGTTTTGGTGTGGTGTGCTTGGTGAGCTTTATGGTGGTGCAGTAGAAACGCGGATTGCAAATGACTATGAAGAGTTGATCCAATGGTTTGAAAATGACAAATCGCTACCGCGTACCGTGTTAGATGCCAACTTCCAGCCGGACCGTTTTGATACCTTACGTTCGCGTCTAAGTGCTGCCTACAAGGGAATCAATGTGCTGGTATTGCGGGAAGGCGCGCAGGATTGGCTCTGGAAAGCAGGAATAAAAGAACTGGATCTCGACGAAGTTGCCCTTGATATTCATCATATCTTCCCACGAACTTGGTGCGAAGAGCAGGGAATAAAAAAAGAATCCTACGACTCGATTCTGAACAAAACGCCGCTGTCATACAAGGCTAATCGTAAAATTGGTGGGAATGCACCTTCCGTTTATATCCCGCGCCTTCAAGCTGAAAAGAATGTGCAACTTACTGCCGAAGAGATGAGCGAGATATTGGGCAGCCATGCGCTCGACCCGAATCTACTTAGAGCGGATGATTACAGCGCGTTTATTAATGATCGTCGAAAGAGATTGAGCAAGCTTGTTTCAAGCGCCATGGGAAAGCCAATCGGTACAATTCCAGAAGGCGGCGAATATATTCTGAATGGTGAGGAGACTTAA
- the hpsG gene encoding (2S)-3-sulfopropanediol dehydratase, with translation MYNPVPTCECQSPQEQRVFDQIEGKEDKFRKTHSRVFKLLDRFEGQKPRIDIERALYFTQSMQETEGQPLVLRWAKALMHIARNITVYVQDDQLLLGRAGCDGRYGILYPELDGDFLDIAVRDLPTRKTSPATITPEDAKRVIEEIAPYWKGKTFHESLNAALPPEVHKLTYDDPRGLISRFIVNETASFRSSIQWVHDYGKILKRGFNGIKKEAEEKLAALDPMSPKDRCEKRPFLEAIVIVCDAIVLWAKRHAEAARQKAAVETDPVRKAELLRMAENAEHVPGEPARNFYEACQSQWFTQMFSRMEQKTGTTISNGRMDQYFYPYYQQDRAAGILTDSQAMELLECMWVGMAEFIDMYISPTGGAFNEGYAHWEAVTVGGQTPDGRDASNELTSLILKSKREFPLHYPDLAARIHSRAPESYLWDVAETIKFGSGFPKLINDEEVVPLYVSKGATFEEALDYAVSGCTEARMPNRDTYTSGGAYINFAAALEMVLRNGRMKKYGDQVLGIETGDPRSFKTWDEFWNAYVQQHLLFVKTAFTQQYIINKLRAQHFAQPMGSAMHDLSMKHCIDLHQEQIPEGINLGYFEYIGFGTVVDSLAAVKKLVFEEKKLSMDKLIQAIDADFEGYEDVRALLRSTPCYGNNDEYADAIGREVDKLSVEYGGKYSMRDLGMHNDVRYVPFTSHVPFGKVVSATPNGRTDGFPLSDGSSASHGADVNGPTAILLSNYTTKNMGMRDRAARMLNIKFTPKCLEGEQGTEKLVSFIRTFCDLKLWHVQFNVLNRETLLAAQKDPQKYRNLIVRIAGYSAYFVDLSPDLQNDLIARTEHGTM, from the coding sequence ATGTACAATCCCGTGCCGACCTGCGAGTGTCAGTCTCCCCAGGAACAACGCGTCTTTGACCAGATTGAGGGCAAGGAAGACAAGTTCCGCAAAACCCACTCCCGCGTCTTCAAACTGCTGGACCGTTTTGAAGGCCAAAAGCCGCGTATCGACATCGAACGCGCCCTGTACTTCACACAGTCCATGCAGGAGACCGAAGGCCAGCCTCTGGTGCTGCGCTGGGCCAAGGCGCTGATGCACATCGCCCGCAACATCACGGTGTATGTGCAGGACGATCAGCTTCTGTTGGGCCGGGCCGGCTGCGATGGCCGTTATGGCATCCTGTATCCCGAGCTGGACGGCGATTTTCTGGACATTGCCGTGCGCGATCTGCCCACCCGCAAGACCTCTCCGGCGACCATCACCCCCGAGGACGCCAAGCGCGTCATCGAGGAGATCGCACCCTACTGGAAGGGCAAGACCTTTCACGAGTCCCTGAACGCGGCCCTGCCGCCGGAGGTGCACAAACTGACCTACGATGATCCCCGGGGCCTGATCTCCCGCTTCATCGTCAATGAGACCGCTTCCTTCCGTTCGTCCATTCAGTGGGTGCACGACTATGGCAAAATTCTGAAGCGGGGCTTCAACGGCATCAAAAAAGAGGCCGAGGAGAAGCTGGCCGCCCTTGACCCGATGAGCCCGAAGGACCGGTGCGAGAAACGCCCCTTTCTGGAAGCCATCGTCATCGTGTGCGACGCCATTGTGCTCTGGGCGAAACGTCACGCCGAGGCGGCCCGCCAAAAGGCTGCCGTGGAGACGGACCCCGTCCGCAAGGCAGAGCTTTTGCGCATGGCGGAAAACGCCGAGCATGTGCCGGGCGAGCCGGCCCGCAATTTCTACGAGGCCTGCCAAAGCCAGTGGTTCACCCAGATGTTCTCCCGTATGGAGCAGAAGACAGGCACCACCATTTCCAACGGTCGCATGGACCAGTATTTTTATCCCTACTACCAGCAGGACCGGGCGGCGGGGATCCTGACCGACAGCCAGGCCATGGAGCTTCTGGAATGCATGTGGGTGGGCATGGCCGAATTCATCGACATGTACATTTCCCCCACTGGCGGCGCCTTCAACGAGGGCTATGCCCACTGGGAGGCCGTGACCGTTGGCGGCCAGACTCCCGACGGCCGTGACGCCAGCAACGAGCTGACCTCGCTTATCCTCAAGTCCAAGCGGGAGTTTCCGCTGCACTACCCGGATCTGGCGGCCCGCATCCATTCCCGCGCGCCCGAGTCTTATCTCTGGGATGTGGCTGAGACCATCAAGTTCGGATCCGGCTTCCCCAAGCTGATCAACGACGAGGAGGTGGTGCCGCTGTACGTCTCCAAGGGCGCGACCTTCGAGGAAGCGCTGGATTATGCCGTGTCCGGTTGCACCGAGGCCCGGATGCCCAACCGCGACACCTACACCTCTGGCGGCGCCTACATCAATTTTGCCGCTGCGCTGGAAATGGTGCTGCGCAACGGCCGGATGAAGAAGTATGGTGATCAGGTTTTGGGCATTGAGACCGGCGATCCCCGCAGTTTCAAGACCTGGGATGAATTCTGGAACGCCTATGTGCAGCAGCATCTGCTGTTCGTCAAGACGGCCTTTACCCAGCAGTATATCATCAACAAGCTGCGGGCACAGCATTTTGCGCAGCCCATGGGTTCAGCCATGCACGACCTGAGCATGAAGCACTGCATCGACCTGCACCAGGAGCAGATTCCGGAAGGCATCAACCTGGGCTACTTCGAGTATATTGGTTTCGGTACGGTGGTGGATTCGCTGGCAGCGGTGAAGAAGCTGGTCTTTGAGGAGAAGAAGCTGAGCATGGACAAACTGATCCAGGCCATTGACGCGGACTTCGAAGGCTATGAAGATGTGCGCGCCTTGCTGCGCTCCACGCCCTGCTATGGCAACAACGACGAATATGCAGACGCTATCGGCCGCGAGGTTGACAAACTTTCCGTGGAATACGGCGGCAAGTACTCCATGCGGGATCTGGGCATGCACAACGACGTGCGCTACGTGCCCTTTACCTCCCACGTGCCCTTTGGCAAAGTGGTTTCCGCCACGCCCAACGGCCGCACCGACGGCTTCCCGCTCTCCGACGGTTCCTCCGCCTCCCATGGCGCTGACGTCAACGGGCCCACGGCCATCCTGCTCTCGAACTACACCACCAAGAATATGGGTATGCGCGACCGCGCCGCCCGTATGCTGAACATCAAATTCACCCCCAAGTGTCTTGAAGGTGAACAGGGCACCGAGAAGCTGGTTTCCTTCATCCGGACTTTCTGCGACCTGAAACTCTGGCACGTGCAGTTCAACGTGCTGAACCGGGAAACTCTCCTGGCCGCACAGAAAGATCCCCAGAAGTACCGCAATCTGATCGTCCGCATTGCCGGATACAGCGCCTATTTTGTGGATCTGTCTCCTGATCTGCAGAATGACCTCATCGCCCGTACCGAACACGGAACCATGTAA